The following coding sequences lie in one Mycobacterium sp. Z3061 genomic window:
- a CDS encoding PPE domain-containing protein produces the protein MNFVVSPPEINSARIFGGAGTGTLLAAAAAWDELAAELRWATTAFSSITSALAGASWQGAASAAMVEVAGRYLDWLASTGAQVEQAAGQVRMTATAFEATLAATVNPGSVLANRSQLVKLVTSNFLGLNAPAIAAVDAEYEQMWAQDVAAMFGYRAEASAIVSALAPFTRLLQQPSGAIMAALASAQSAVANPPGRVSVFEVGVANLGNANVGVGNMGSANFGLGNRGLWNVGLGSVGSFNLGSGNLGDFNVGPANLGSFNVGWGNQGDGHFGFGNSGLGNVGFGNSGSNNVGFGLSGDHQVGFGAWNSGGGNMGLFNSGSGNVGLFNSGSGNWGIGNSGESNLGLFNVGRLNTGVFNTGVLNTGVANPGSYNTGSFNVGSSNTGSWNPGQTNTGWFNTGDYNTGWANTGDFNTGGFNRGDLNNGFFWRGDNQGQAGFDLTFTIPRIALQIDVDVPINIPVTGTLGSLVNGQPIITIPSFTIPALHLNGSELSGTIGPIVVDSIVVSGPSLNLVVGGPGESLRLSLLGPAVGPVVVPVLGLVAGPGLGNVTGGPSSGFFNSGSGSASGFGNVGGGSGWWNVSSGVLSGVGNVGGLGSGLWNVGQGVSGWSDAVLGVGAGVERVFNLGVANVGGGNVGLANVGDFNLGGGNVGGGNWGGGNVGEGNVGSGNAGSGNVGWGNLGGHNVGWGNLGSFNIGWGNDGDSNFGFGNSGLSNIGFGNTGSNNFGVGLTGDHQVGFGAFNSGSGNVGLFNSGTGNVGFFNSGTGNYGIGNSGSFNTGIGNSGTANTGVFNAGGFNTGWANAGSYNSGGFNAGDFNSGSFNPGDVNTGGFNTGDTNTGWANTGDLDTGAFISGNQSNGLLWRGDRQGLIQADYTLTIPDIPLTLAGGGILNIPITGNITGLAIESFSVHGQTGAIPVNLGINVLGADTGGLDIRVGLPDPLPSVTIPIPPLPLNLHVTIDDTLTSIAIPRIAVNPIVLNNLVLGGVGTPLTVNVGGSAGPVVVQLLHVAAVPGLGNSTVAPSSGFFNSGAGGVSGLGNIGQVVSGYGNVGSMVSGVKNLGVLVSGVSTLGGSLSGIGNTASPGAGPSGVLGVGLASVGVGNVGFADIGWGNVGFGNVGDSNAGFGNLGAWNVGLGSVGSFNLGSGNLGDFNVGPANLGSHNVGFGNLGDHNFGFGNSGLNNVGFGNTGSNNVGFGLSGDHQVGFGAWNSGDGNVGLFNSGSGNVGLFNSGSGNWGIGNSGESNVGLFNAGRLNTGVFNTGVLNTGIANPGSYNTGSFNVGSSNTGSWNPGQTNTGWFNTGDYNTGWANTGDFNTGGFNRGDLNNGFFWRGDNQGQAAFDYTLTIPRIAIGLDVTIPLNIPITGALGNIVTDSFQIPALHLNGDNLDATIGPIVVDSIVVSGPSLNLVVGGPGESLRLSLLGPAVGPVVVPVLGLVAGPGLGNATGGPSSGFFNSGSGSASGFGNVGGGSGWWNVSSGVLSGVGNVGGLGSGLWNVGEGVSGWSDAVLGVGAGVERVFNVGVANVGGGNVGLANVGDVNLGGGNVGVGNWGGGNVGEGNVGSGNAGSGNVGWGNLGGHNVGWGNLGSFNIGWGNDGDSNFGFGNSGLSNIGFGNTGSNNFGVGLTGDHQVGFGAFNSGSGNVGLFNSGTGNVGFFNSGTGNYGIGNSGSFNTGIGNSGTANTGVFNAGGFNTGWANAGSYNSGGFNAGDFNSGSFNPGDVNTGGFNTGDTNTGWANTGDLDTGAFISGNQSNGLLWRGDRQGLIQADYTLTIPDIPLTLAGGGILNIPITGNITGLTVNPFTIHGVGGGGIPVVGHLTLLGQTPNITIGIDLPDPVGHVGVDVPGLPIRLEIGVANNFLQPITTPAIRINTIAFNNVVLGGVGTPLTVNVGGSAGPVVVQLLHVAAVPGLGNSTVAPSSGFFNSGAGGVSGLGNIGQVVSGYGNVGSMVSGVKNLGVLVSGVSTLGGSLSGIGNTASPGAGPSGVLGVGLASVGVGNVGFADIGWGNVGFGNVGDSNAGFGNLGAWNVGLGSVGSFNLGSGNLGDFNVGPANLGSHNVGFGNLGDHNFGFGNSGLNNVGFGNTGSNNVGFGLSGDHQVGFGAWNSGDGNVGLFNSGSGNVGLFNSGSGNWGIGNSGESNVGLFNAGRLNTGVFNTGVLNTGIANPGSYNTGSFNVGSSNTGSWNPGQTNTGWFNTGDYNTGWANTGDFNTGGFNRGDLNNGFFWRGDNQGQAAFDYTLTIPRIAIGLDVTIPLNIPITGALGNIVIDPFTIPALDLVNPNGDGNSITGTIGPLRTDPITILGPSLSLLVGGPGQGLHLSFSGPGLGPLVVPVLGLVAGPGLGNVTGGPSSGFFNSGSGSASGFGNVGGGSGWWNVSSGVLSGVGNVGGLGSGLWNVGEGVSGWSDAVLGVGAGVERVFNLGVANVGGGNVGLANVGDVNLGGGNVGVGNWGGGNVGEGNVGSGNAGSGNVGWGNLGGSNVGSGNAGSGNWGGGNAGSVNIGWGNTGAGNVGFGNTGSNNFGVGLTGDHQVGFGAFNSGSGNVGLFNSGTGNVGFFNSGTGNYGIGNSGSFNTGIGNSGTANTGVFNAGGFNTGWANAGSYNSGGFNAGDFNSGSFNPGDVNTGGFNTGDTNTGWANTGDLDTGAFISGNQSNGLLWRGDRQGLIQADYTLTIPDIPLTLGGGGLIKLPVTGNITGLTVNPFTIHAVNGGAIPVNFDIVVDAQTDGFDLVIPLPDPFPNVHIPVSGLPISLQIPLRSALDPIQVPEIRLATIPLDLTVGSDTTFLTVGLAGGSGPIAVPVSRLLAMAGIGNSTTAPSSGFFNSGGGGTSGFGNIGDTISGIFNVGSHISGFENYGGELLSGLTNLGSAMSGIGNTSSLDIAIAGLISGIGNFGTRLSGLFLQGSVP, from the coding sequence ATGAATTTTGTGGTGTCGCCACCAGAAATCAACTCCGCGCGCATATTCGGTGGCGCAGGAACTGGCACGCTGCTGGCGGCGGCGGCCGCATGGGATGAGCTGGCGGCTGAGTTGCGCTGGGCGACAACCGCGTTTTCCTCGATAACGTCGGCGCTGGCGGGCGCCTCGTGGCAGGGTGCGGCGTCTGCGGCGATGGTCGAGGTGGCCGGTCGGTATCTCGACTGGCTTGCCTCGACGGGCGCACAAGTAGAGCAGGCCGCCGGGCAAGTTCGCATGACCGCGACTGCGTTCGAGGCCACGCTGGCGGCGACCGTGAATCCGGGTTCGGTGTTGGCGAACCGCTCTCAGCTGGTGAAGCTGGTGACCTCGAACTTCCTGGGCTTGAACGCGCCGGCGATCGCTGCCGTGGATGCCGAGTACGAGCAGATGTGGGCGCAGGACGTCGCCGCCATGTTCGGATACCGCGCCGAGGCTTCCGCGATCGTGTCGGCGTTGGCTCCATTCACCCGATTACTGCAGCAGCCGTCCGGCGCGATTATGGCAGCACTCGCATCTGCCCAATCCGCGGTGGCAAACCCACCGGGCCGCGTCAGTGTTTTCGAAGTGGGGGTCGCGAATCTGGGCAACGCCAATGTCGGCGTGGGCAATATGGGCTCCGCTAATTTTGGTCTGGGTAATCGTGGATTGTGGAATGTCGGGTTGGGGAGTGTGGGGAGTTTCAATCTGGGGTCGGGGAACCTGGGTGACTTCAATGTGGGGCCGGCGAATCTGGGATCGTTCAATGTCGGGTGGGGTAATCAGGGTGACGGTCATTTCGGGTTCGGTAACAGCGGGTTGGGGAATGTGGGGTTTGGTAATAGCGGGTCGAACAATGTTGGTTTCGGGTTGTCCGGTGATCATCAGGTGGGGTTCGGGGCGTGGAACTCCGGTGGCGGGAATATGGGGTTGTTCAATTCGGGGTCGGGGAATGTGGGGTTGTTCAATTCCGGGTCGGGGAACTGGGGGATCGGGAACTCCGGGGAGTCGAATCTGGGGTTGTTCAATGTGGGCCGGCTCAATACCGGGGTGTTCAACACCGGTGTGCTGAATACCGGGGTCGCCAATCCGGGCAGTTACAACACCGGCAGCTTCAACGTGGGGTCTTCCAACACCGGTTCGTGGAATCCCGGCCAGACGAATACGGGGTGGTTCAACACCGGGGATTACAACACTGGCTGGGCCAATACCGGGGACTTCAACACCGGCGGGTTCAACCGGGGTGATCTGAACAACGGCTTCTTCTGGCGCGGAGACAACCAGGGCCAGGCCGGCTTCGACCTGACCTTCACCATCCCCCGTATTGCCCTGCAGATTGACGTTGATGTGCCGATCAATATTCCGGTCACGGGCACCCTTGGATCCCTGGTGAACGGTCAGCCAATCATCACCATCCCGTCCTTCACCATTCCGGCATTGCATCTCAATGGCTCGGAACTGAGCGGGACGATCGGTCCGATTGTGGTGGATTCGATTGTGGTGTCGGGTCCGTCGTTGAACTTGGTGGTGGGTGGTCCGGGTGAGTCGTTGCGGTTGAGTTTGTTGGGTCCGGCGGTGGGTCCGGTGGTGGTTCCGGTGTTGGGGTTGGTGGCGGGGCCGGGGTTGGGGAATGTCACGGGTGGGCCGTCGTCGGGGTTTTTCAATAGTGGGTCGGGTTCGGCGTCGGGGTTTGGGAATGTGGGTGGGGGTTCGGGTTGGTGGAATGTGTCCAGTGGGGTGTTGTCGGGTGTGGGGAATGTGGGTGGGTTGGGGTCGGGGTTGTGGAATGTGGGGCAGGGTGTGTCGGGGTGGTCGGATGCGGTGTTGGGGGTGGGTGCGGGTGTGGAGCGGGTGTTCAACCTGGGGGTGGCCAATGTGGGTGGCGGGAATGTGGGCTTGGCGAATGTGGGGGATTTCAACTTGGGTGGCGGGAATGTGGGTGGGGGCAATTGGGGTGGCGGGAATGTCGGTGAGGGGAATGTTGGGTCGGGCAACGCGGGGTCGGGCAATGTGGGGTGGGGCAACCTCGGTGGTCATAACGTGGGGTGGGGGAATCTTGGCTCGTTCAATATCGGGTGGGGTAATGATGGGGATTCCAATTTTGGCTTCGGGAACAGCGGTCTGAGCAATATCGGGTTCGGCAATACGGGTTCGAATAATTTCGGGGTCGGGTTGACTGGTGATCATCAGGTGGGGTTCGGGGCGTTCAATTCCGGCTCGGGGAATGTGGGGTTGTTCAACTCCGGGACTGGGAATGTCGGGTTCTTCAATTCGGGGACGGGGAACTATGGGATCGGGAACTCGGGGTCGTTCAACACCGGGATCGGGAACTCCGGGACGGCGAACACCGGGGTGTTCAACGCCGGTGGGTTCAACACCGGCTGGGCTAATGCGGGTAGCTACAACAGCGGCGGGTTCAACGCCGGTGATTTCAATTCCGGGTCCTTTAACCCCGGTGATGTCAACACCGGCGGGTTCAACACCGGGGACACCAACACCGGGTGGGCCAACACCGGTGACCTCGACACCGGGGCGTTCATCTCGGGCAACCAGAGCAACGGCCTGTTGTGGCGCGGTGACCGCCAGGGCCTGATCCAGGCCGACTACACCCTGACCATCCCCGACATCCCCCTGACCCTGGCCGGTGGCGGCATCCTCAACATCCCCATCACCGGCAACATCACCGGACTGGCCATCGAGTCCTTTTCAGTGCACGGCCAGACCGGCGCGATACCGGTGAACCTGGGAATCAATGTCTTGGGCGCCGACACGGGCGGACTCGATATCCGTGTCGGTCTCCCCGACCCGCTGCCGTCAGTCACCATCCCAATACCCCCGCTGCCGCTGAATCTTCACGTCACTATCGACGACACATTGACTTCCATCGCAATACCGCGGATCGCTGTCAACCCCATCGTCTTGAACAACCTGGTGTTGGGTGGTGTGGGGACGCCGTTGACGGTGAATGTGGGTGGGAGTGCGGGGCCGGTGGTGGTGCAGTTGCTGCATGTGGCTGCGGTGCCGGGGTTGGGGAATAGCACGGTGGCGCCGTCGTCGGGGTTCTTTAATTCCGGTGCGGGTGGGGTGTCGGGGTTGGGGAATATCGGTCAGGTTGTGTCTGGGTACGGCAATGTCGGGTCGATGGTCTCGGGTGTGAAGAACCTGGGTGTTTTGGTGTCGGGGGTGTCGACTCTGGGGGGTTCGTTGTCGGGGATCGGCAATACGGCCTCACCTGGGGCGGGGCCCTCGGGTGTGTTGGGTGTGGGGTTGGCAAGTGTGGGTGTGGGCAATGTCGGGTTCGCTGATATCGGTTGGGGGAATGTCGGTTTCGGCAATGTCGGTGACTCGAATGCTGGTTTCGGGAATCTGGGTGCGTGGAATGTCGGGTTGGGGAGTGTGGGGAGTTTCAATCTGGGGTCGGGGAACCTGGGTGACTTCAATGTGGGGCCGGCGAATCTGGGCTCGCACAATGTGGGATTCGGTAATCTTGGTGACCACAACTTCGGGTTCGGCAACAGTGGGCTGAACAACGTCGGGTTCGGTAATACCGGGTCGAACAATGTTGGTTTCGGGTTGTCCGGTGATCATCAGGTGGGGTTCGGGGCGTGGAACTCCGGCGACGGGAATGTGGGGTTGTTCAATTCGGGGTCCGGGAATGTGGGGTTGTTCAATTCCGGGTCGGGGAACTGGGGGATCGGGAACTCCGGGGAGTCGAACGTCGGGTTGTTCAATGCGGGCCGGCTCAATACCGGGGTGTTCAACACCGGTGTGCTCAACACCGGGATCGCCAATCCGGGCAGCTACAACACCGGCAGCTTCAACGTGGGGTCTTCCAACACCGGTTCGTGGAATCCCGGCCAGACGAACACGGGGTGGTTCAACACCGGGGATTACAACACTGGCTGGGCCAATACCGGGGACTTCAACACCGGCGGGTTCAACCGGGGTGATCTGAACAACGGCTTCTTCTGGCGCGGAGACAACCAGGGCCAGGCCGCCTTCGACTACACCCTGACCATCCCCCGCATCGCCATCGGCCTGGACGTCACCATCCCCCTGAACATCCCCATCACCGGCGCCCTCGGCAACATCGTTACCGACTCATTTCAGATTCCGGCGCTCCATCTGAATGGGGACAACCTAGACGCCACCATTGGTCCGATTGTGGTGGATTCGATTGTGGTGTCGGGTCCGTCGTTGAACTTGGTGGTGGGTGGTCCGGGTGAGTCGTTGCGGTTGAGTTTGTTGGGTCCGGCGGTGGGTCCGGTGGTGGTTCCGGTGTTGGGGTTGGTGGCGGGGCCGGGGTTGGGGAATGCGACGGGTGGGCCGTCGTCGGGGTTTTTCAATAGTGGGTCGGGTTCGGCGTCGGGGTTTGGGAATGTGGGTGGGGGTTCGGGTTGGTGGAATGTGTCCAGTGGGGTGCTGTCGGGTGTGGGGAATGTGGGTGGGTTGGGGTCGGGGTTGTGGAATGTGGGTGAGGGTGTGTCGGGGTGGTCGGATGCGGTGTTGGGGGTGGGTGCGGGTGTGGAGCGGGTGTTCAACGTGGGGGTGGCCAATGTGGGTGGCGGGAATGTGGGCTTGGCGAATGTGGGGGATGTCAATCTAGGTGGCGGGAATGTGGGTGTGGGCAATTGGGGTGGCGGGAATGTCGGTGAGGGCAATGTTGGGTCGGGCAACGCGGGGTCGGGCAATGTGGGGTGGGGCAATCTCGGTGGTCATAACGTGGGGTGGGGGAATCTTGGTTCGTTCAATATCGGGTGGGGTAATGATGGGGATTCCAATTTTGGCTTCGGGAACAGCGGTCTGAGCAATATCGGGTTCGGCAATACGGGTTCGAATAATTTCGGGGTCGGGTTGACTGGTGATCATCAGGTGGGGTTCGGGGCGTTCAATTCCGGCTCGGGGAATGTGGGGTTGTTCAACTCCGGGACTGGGAATGTCGGGTTCTTCAATTCGGGGACGGGGAACTATGGGATCGGGAACTCGGGGTCGTTCAACACCGGGATCGGGAACTCCGGGACGGCGAACACCGGGGTGTTCAACGCCGGTGGGTTCAACACCGGCTGGGCTAATGCGGGTAGCTACAACAGCGGCGGGTTCAACGCCGGTGATTTCAATTCCGGGTCCTTTAACCCCGGTGATGTCAACACCGGCGGGTTCAACACCGGGGACACCAACACCGGGTGGGCCAACACCGGTGACCTCGACACCGGGGCGTTCATCTCGGGCAACCAGAGCAACGGCCTGTTGTGGCGCGGTGACCGCCAGGGCCTGATCCAGGCCGACTACACCCTGACCATCCCCGACATCCCCCTGACCCTGGCCGGCGGTGGCATCCTCAACATCCCCATCACCGGCAACATCACCGGACTCACCGTCAACCCGTTCACAATTCACGGTGTCGGCGGCGGCGGGATCCCGGTCGTCGGCCACCTGACCCTGCTCGGGCAGACCCCGAACATCACCATCGGCATCGATCTTCCCGACCCGGTAGGACACGTCGGTGTCGACGTGCCGGGCCTGCCGATCAGGCTGGAGATTGGAGTTGCCAACAACTTCCTGCAGCCCATCACGACACCGGCCATCCGGATAAACACCATCGCTTTCAACAATGTGGTGTTGGGTGGTGTGGGGACGCCGTTGACGGTGAATGTGGGTGGGAGTGCGGGGCCGGTGGTGGTGCAGTTGCTGCATGTGGCTGCGGTGCCGGGGTTGGGGAATAGCACGGTGGCGCCGTCGTCGGGGTTCTTTAATTCCGGTGCGGGTGGGGTGTCGGGGTTGGGGAATATCGGTCAGGTTGTGTCTGGGTACGGCAATGTCGGGTCGATGGTCTCGGGTGTGAAGAACCTGGGTGTTTTGGTGTCGGGGGTGTCGACTCTGGGGGGTTCGTTGTCGGGGATCGGCAATACGGCCTCACCTGGGGCGGGGCCCTCGGGTGTGTTGGGTGTGGGGTTGGCAAGTGTGGGTGTGGGCAATGTCGGGTTCGCTGATATCGGTTGGGGGAATGTCGGTTTCGGCAATGTCGGTGACTCGAATGCTGGTTTCGGGAATCTGGGTGCGTGGAATGTCGGGTTGGGGAGTGTGGGGAGTTTCAATCTGGGGTCGGGGAACCTGGGTGACTTCAATGTGGGGCCGGCGAATCTGGGCTCGCACAATGTGGGATTCGGTAATCTTGGTGACCACAACTTCGGGTTCGGCAACAGTGGGCTGAACAACGTCGGGTTCGGTAATACCGGGTCGAACAATGTTGGTTTCGGGTTGTCCGGTGATCATCAGGTGGGGTTCGGGGCGTGGAACTCCGGCGACGGGAATGTGGGGTTGTTCAATTCGGGGTCCGGGAATGTGGGGTTGTTCAATTCCGGGTCGGGGAACTGGGGGATCGGGAACTCCGGGGAGTCGAACGTCGGGTTGTTCAATGCGGGCCGGCTCAATACCGGGGTGTTCAACACCGGTGTGCTCAACACCGGGATCGCCAATCCGGGCAGCTACAACACCGGCAGCTTCAACGTGGGGTCTTCCAACACCGGTTCGTGGAATCCCGGCCAGACGAACACGGGGTGGTTCAACACCGGGGATTACAACACTGGCTGGGCCAATACCGGGGACTTCAACACCGGCGGGTTCAACCGGGGTGATCTGAACAACGGCTTCTTCTGGCGCGGAGACAACCAGGGCCAGGCCGCCTTCGACTACACCCTGACCATCCCCCGCATCGCCATCGGCCTGGACGTCACCATCCCCCTGAACATCCCCATCACCGGCGCCCTCGGCAACATCGTGATCGACCCGTTCACGATCCCGGCGCTGGACCTGGTCAATCCGAACGGCGACGGAAACAGCATCACCGGCACCATCGGGCCGCTCCGAACGGATCCGATCACCATCCTCGGCCCGTCCTTGAGCCTGTTGGTGGGCGGTCCGGGCCAGGGACTCCACCTGAGCTTCTCCGGTCCGGGTCTGGGTCCACTCGTGGTGCCGGTGTTGGGTTTGGTGGCGGGGCCGGGGTTGGGGAATGTCACGGGTGGGCCGTCGTCGGGGTTTTTCAATAGTGGGTCGGGTTCGGCGTCGGGGTTTGGGAATGTGGGTGGGGGTTCGGGTTGGTGGAATGTGTCCAGTGGGGTGCTGTCGGGTGTGGGGAATGTGGGTGGGTTGGGGTCGGGGTTGTGGAATGTGGGTGAGGGTGTGTCGGGGTGGTCGGATGCGGTGTTGGGGGTGGGTGCGGGTGTGGAGCGGGTGTTCAACCTGGGGGTGGCCAATGTGGGTGGCGGGAATGTGGGCCTGGCGAATGTGGGGGATGTCAATCTGGGTGGCGGGAATGTGGGTGTGGGCAATTGGGGTGGCGGGAATGTCGGTGAGGGCAATGTCGGGTCGGGCAACGCGGGGTCGGGCAATGTGGGGTGGGGCAACCTCGGTGGTTCCAATGTGGGGAGCGGTAATGCCGGGAGCGGGAACTGGGGCGGGGGCAATGCGGGCAGTGTGAATATCGGGTGGGGGAACACCGGGGCGGGGAATGTCGGGTTCGGCAATACGGGTAGCAACAATTTTGGTGTCGGGTTGACTGGTGATCATCAGGTGGGGTTCGGGGCGTTCAATTCCGGCTCGGGGAATGTGGGGTTGTTCAACTCCGGGACTGGGAATGTCGGGTTCTTCAATTCGGGGACGGGGAACTATGGGATCGGGAACTCGGGGTCGTTCAACACCGGGATCGGGAACTCCGGGACGGCGAACACCGGGGTGTTCAACGCCGGTGGGTTCAACACCGGCTGGGCTAATGCGGGTAGCTACAACAGCGGCGGGTTCAACGCCGGTGATTTCAATTCCGGGTCCTTTAACCCCGGTGATGTCAACACCGGCGGGTTCAACACCGGGGACACCAACACCGGGTGGGCCAACACCGGTGACCTCGACACCGGGGCGTTCATCTCGGGCAACCAGAGCAACGGCCTGTTGTGGCGCGGTGACCGCCAGGGCCTGATCCAGGCCGACTACACCCTGACCATCCCCGACATCCCCCTGACCCTTGGCGGCGGTGGATTGATCAAGTTGCCGGTTACCGGGAACATCACCGGGCTCACCGTGAACCCGTTCACAATTCACGCTGTGAACGGCGGCGCGATTCCGGTGAACTTCGACATCGTGGTCGACGCCCAAACCGACGGCTTTGACCTGGTGATCCCGCTGCCCGACCCGTTCCCGAACGTCCACATTCCGGTCTCGGGCCTCCCGATCAGCTTGCAGATTCCATTGCGCTCTGCGCTCGACCCAATCCAGGTGCCGGAGATCAGACTCGCCACAATTCCGCTTGACCTCACCGTCGGCAGCGACACTACTTTCCTCACCGTCGGTCTCGCCGGAGGGAGCGGTCCGATCGCCGTGCCGGTGTCCCGACTGCTTGCAATGGCCGGCATCGGCAACTCGACCACCGCCCCGTCGTCGGGCTTCTTCAACTCCGGCGGCGGCGGCACATCCGGATTCGGCAACATCGGTGACACCATCTCCGGCATCTTCAACGTCGGCTCGCATATCTCCGGGTTCGAGAACTACGGCGGCGAACTGCTGTCCGGCCTGACCAACCTGGGCAGCGCCATGTCCGGTATCGGCAACACCAGCAGCCTGGACATCGCGATAGCCGGCCTCATCTCCGGCATCGGGAACTTCGGCACCCGACTGTCCGGTCTGTTCCTGCAAGGCAGCGTGCCCTAG
- a CDS encoding cation-translocating P-type ATPase codes for MTASGLTDAEVAQRVADGQANDVPERATRSIAHIVRANVFTRINAILGVLFGIVLITGSLINGLFGMLIVANSVIGMVQEIRAKQTLDRLAIIGQAKPLVRRQSGTVTLPPGDVVLDDIIELGPGDQIVVDGEVVEARNLEIDESLLTGEADPIAKEVGDKVMSGSFVVAGAGAYRATKVGGDAYAAKLAAEASKFTLVKSELRNGINRILQFITYLLIPVGLLTIYTQLFTTNVGWRESVLAMVGALVPMVPEGLVLMTSIAFAVGVVRLGRRQCLVQELPAIEGLARVDVVCADKTGTLTETGMRVSEVRELDDAAQSVAEVLAALAAADPRPNASMLAISEAYDTAPGWIPSATAPFKSATKWSGVSFGDHGNWVIGAPDVLLDPQSAAAEQAERFGAQGLRVLLLGSAGVPVDDPEAPGAVTPVALVVLEQRVRPDARETLEYFAAQSVAVKVISGDNAVSVGAVADKLGLHGRAMDARRLPSDQAELADALDSHNTFGRVRPDQKRAIVHALQSHGHTVAMTGDGVNDVLALKDADIGVAMGAGSPASRAVAQIVLLDNRFATLPYVVGEGRRVIGNIERVATLFLTKTVYAALLALLVGLECLLAKPLGAEPLLYPFQPIHVTIAAWFTIGIPSFILSLAPNNERAYPGFVRRVLTSALPAGLIVGIATFATYLTAYHGRHATSVQQDQASTAALITLLVTAVWVLAVAARPYEWWRLALVIASASAYVLIFSLPWAQRKFFLDPSNPWVTSVALGIGVLGAATIETMWWVRARILGVRPQVWHRRTS; via the coding sequence ATGACCGCCAGTGGCCTGACCGATGCGGAGGTGGCCCAGCGGGTCGCCGACGGTCAGGCCAACGACGTTCCCGAGCGTGCCACCCGCAGCATCGCTCACATCGTCCGGGCCAATGTCTTCACGCGGATCAACGCGATCCTCGGTGTGCTGTTCGGCATCGTGCTGATCACCGGATCTTTGATCAACGGGCTGTTCGGGATGCTCATCGTCGCGAACAGTGTCATCGGCATGGTTCAGGAGATCCGCGCCAAGCAGACGCTGGACCGGCTGGCGATCATCGGTCAGGCAAAACCTCTGGTGCGCAGGCAATCCGGCACGGTCACCCTGCCACCCGGGGACGTGGTGCTCGACGACATCATCGAGCTGGGCCCTGGCGATCAGATCGTGGTCGACGGTGAGGTCGTCGAAGCGCGGAACCTCGAGATCGACGAATCGCTGCTGACGGGGGAAGCCGATCCGATCGCCAAAGAGGTTGGCGACAAGGTGATGTCAGGAAGCTTCGTTGTCGCCGGCGCCGGCGCCTACCGTGCCACCAAGGTCGGCGGCGATGCCTACGCGGCCAAACTGGCCGCCGAAGCCAGCAAGTTCACCTTGGTGAAATCCGAACTGCGAAACGGCATCAACCGGATCTTGCAGTTCATCACCTACCTCCTGATCCCGGTGGGACTACTGACCATCTACACCCAGCTGTTCACCACGAACGTGGGGTGGCGCGAGTCGGTGCTTGCCATGGTGGGCGCGCTGGTGCCGATGGTGCCCGAAGGGCTGGTGCTGATGACGTCGATCGCGTTCGCCGTCGGCGTGGTCCGACTGGGCCGGCGGCAGTGTCTCGTGCAAGAGTTGCCGGCCATCGAGGGATTGGCACGCGTCGACGTGGTCTGCGCGGATAAGACGGGCACCCTGACCGAAACCGGAATGCGGGTGTCCGAAGTCCGGGAACTCGACGACGCGGCGCAGAGTGTTGCCGAGGTGCTTGCCGCGCTGGCCGCGGCCGACCCCCGCCCGAATGCCAGCATGCTGGCAATTTCCGAGGCCTATGACACGGCGCCCGGCTGGATCCCCAGCGCTACAGCGCCTTTCAAATCGGCGACCAAGTGGAGTGGCGTGTCGTTCGGCGATCACGGCAACTGGGTGATCGGTGCGCCCGATGTGCTGCTCGATCCGCAGTCGGCAGCGGCCGAGCAGGCCGAGCGGTTCGGTGCCCAAGGGTTGCGGGTGCTGTTGTTGGGATCCGCCGGTGTCCCGGTGGACGATCCGGAGGCCCCGGGTGCGGTGACACCGGTTGCCCTGGTGGTGCTGGAGCAGCGGGTGCGTCCCGACGCGCGCGAGACGCTGGAATACTTTGCCGCGCAATCGGTAGCGGTCAAGGTGATCTCCGGGGACAACGCGGTGTCGGTCGGGGCGGTGGCGGACAAGCTCGGTCTGCATGGCCGCGCGATGGACGCCCGCCGGCTGCCCAGCGACCAAGCGGAACTGGCCGACGCGCTTGACTCGCACAACACGTTCGGCCGCGTCCGTCCAGACCAGAAACGTGCCATCGTCCATGCCCTGCAATCACACGGTCACACCGTGGCAATGACCGGAGACGGCGTCAACGACGTGCTGGCCCTCAAAGACGCCGACATCGGGGTGGCAATGGGCGCCGGCAGTCCAGCATCGCGGGCGGTCGCGCAAATCGTGTTGCTAGACAACAGGTTCGCGACCCTGCCGTATGTCGTTGGCGAAGGACGGCGAGTGATCGGCAACATCGAGCGGGTCGCAACTCTTTTCCTGACCAAGACCGTCTACGCCGCATTGCTGGCGCTGTTGGTGGGACTTGAGTGTCTGCTGGCCAAGCCGCTGGGGGCCGAGCCGCTGCTCTATCCGTTCCAGCCGATCCACGTCACCATCGCGGCGTGGTTCACCATCGGAATTCCGTCATTCATCTTGTCGCTTGCGCCGAATAACGAGCGCGCGTACCCGGGCTTCGTCCGGCGGGTGCTGACCTCCGCGCTGCCGGCTGGTCTGATCGTCGGCATTGCGACGTTCGCGACCTACCTGACCGCCTACCACGGCCGTCACGCAACCTCGGTGCAGCAGGACCAGGCGTCCACCGCGGCGTTGATCACCTTGCTGGTGACCGCGGTCTGGGTGCTTGCGGTTGCGGCCCGACCGTACGAGTGGTGGAGGTTGGCGCTGGTGATCGCCTCGGCGTCGGCATACGTGCTGATCTTCAGTCTGCCGTGGGCGCAGAGAAAGTTCTTCCTGGACCCGTCGAATCCGTGGGTCACCTCGGTCGCGCTGGGTATCGGAGTGCTGGGGGCCGCGACGATCGAGACGATGTGGTGGGTTCGGGCCAGGATCCTCGGCGTGCGACCGCAAGTGTGGCACCGCCGGACGTCCTGA